A single Buchnera aphidicola (Hyperomyzus lactucae) DNA region contains:
- the nuoL gene encoding NADH-quinone oxidoreductase subunit L, translating into MNIIFLIILSPLIGFLLLSFTQDFISKKNISKIGILSIFISFIITSWYGLSFIKNTNQVFTQRLWNWLSINELKIDFTVFLDGLSLSMLFVVTGIGLLIHVFSSWYMKGKEGYSRFFGYTNLFIASMSILVLADNFLFMYLGWEGVSVCSYLLISFYYTENKNCYSAFKAFIFTRISDVFLIIGIFLVYKEYGTLNFQEIKFLSTFLNVENFYDLNFITFFLLVGVIGKSAQLPLQTWLSDAMVGPTPVSALIHAATMVTAGVYLVSRTYFLFLLTPDILYFIGFIGTFTILISSFSALVQTDIKRILAYSTMSQIGYMFLALGVQAWTAAITHLIVHAIFKALLFLSAGSLIISCKNEKNIFKMGGLRKKLPFLYINFIVGGASLISFPVVTSGFYSKGNILFSVLQSGYINLFLIALFCSFLTALYTFRMIFVVFHGNNVHKVVSANQLAHNIPLLVLLFFSTVFGSYISPPLLNIFPPSNLLNNDKFIFEIICSILSISGICFSYYFWIKNSYWIDEIFKFKLIRDIHYFFLTGWGFDWFYNIFFIKFYLFLSKMISRDPFNKIINYFLHIIQIMNIYLLKTSNGYIRWYVTSMILGINSIFILIYWLNVK; encoded by the coding sequence ATGAACATTATTTTCTTGATCATTTTATCTCCACTAATTGGATTTTTGTTGTTATCTTTTACACAAGATTTTATTTCTAAAAAAAATATTTCAAAAATAGGTATTCTTTCAATATTTATATCATTTATTATAACTTCTTGGTATGGTCTAAGCTTTATAAAAAATACTAATCAAGTTTTTACTCAGAGACTATGGAACTGGTTATCTATTAATGAATTAAAAATTGATTTTACTGTTTTTTTAGATGGATTATCGTTAAGTATGTTATTTGTAGTAACAGGTATTGGATTACTAATACATGTTTTTTCTTCTTGGTATATGAAAGGTAAAGAAGGTTATTCACGTTTTTTTGGATATACTAATTTATTTATAGCAAGTATGTCTATTTTAGTATTAGCTGATAATTTTTTATTTATGTATTTAGGGTGGGAAGGAGTTAGTGTATGTTCTTATCTACTTATTAGTTTTTATTATACTGAAAATAAGAATTGTTATTCAGCTTTTAAAGCTTTTATTTTCACTAGAATTTCTGATGTTTTTTTGATAATCGGAATATTTTTAGTATACAAAGAATATGGCACTTTAAACTTTCAAGAAATTAAGTTTTTATCAACTTTTTTAAATGTAGAAAATTTTTACGATCTAAATTTTATTACTTTTTTTTTATTAGTAGGTGTTATTGGAAAGTCGGCGCAATTACCATTACAAACTTGGTTATCTGATGCGATGGTAGGCCCAACTCCTGTTTCAGCTTTGATACATGCAGCGACCATGGTAACAGCTGGAGTTTATTTAGTATCAAGAACATATTTTTTATTTTTATTGACTCCGGATATATTATATTTTATAGGTTTTATTGGTACATTCACAATATTAATTTCTAGTTTTTCTGCTTTAGTTCAAACAGATATAAAACGTATTTTAGCTTATTCTACTATGAGTCAAATAGGATATATGTTTTTAGCTTTAGGTGTACAAGCATGGACTGCAGCAATTACGCATTTAATTGTACATGCAATTTTTAAGGCATTATTATTTTTATCTGCAGGTTCATTAATTATATCATGTAAAAATGAAAAAAATATATTTAAAATGGGTGGTTTGCGTAAAAAATTACCTTTTTTATATATTAATTTTATAGTTGGAGGTGCATCATTAATCTCTTTTCCTGTAGTTACATCCGGATTTTATAGTAAAGGTAATATTTTATTTAGTGTTTTACAAAGTGGTTATATTAATTTATTTTTAATTGCATTATTTTGTTCTTTTTTAACAGCTCTATATACATTTAGAATGATTTTTGTTGTTTTTCATGGAAATAATGTGCATAAAGTAGTTTCTGCTAATCAATTAGCACATAATATTCCATTACTAGTTCTTTTGTTTTTTTCTACTGTATTCGGTTCATATATATCTCCGCCATTATTAAATATATTTCCTCCATCTAATCTATTGAATAATGATAAGTTTATATTTGAAATAATATGCAGTATATTATCTATCTCTGGAATATGTTTTTCTTATTATTTTTGGATTAAAAATTCGTATTGGATTGATGAAATATTTAAATTTAAACTAATAAGAGATATACATTATTTTTTTTTAACGGGATGGGGTTTTGATTGGTTTTACAATATATTTTTTATAAAATTTTATTTATTTTTATCTAAAATGATATCTCGTGATCCATTTAATAAAATTATTAATTATTTCTTACACATTATTCAAATAATGAATATTTATTTATTAAAAACTAGCAATGGCTATATAAGATGGTATGTGACTTCAATGATATTAGGTATTAATTCTATTTTTATTTTGATTTATTGGTTGAATGTAAAATAG
- the nuoM gene encoding NADH-quinone oxidoreductase subunit M, with amino-acid sequence MLLSLLIIIPFFSGFFSFFSCRFNKNFPRWIALIGIFCILLVVMQILIQDNYYFFQTGCHPNWDRQLIVPWIPRFGIEFNIAVDGFSIVMLIFSSFLSIIAVLCSWNDIKKNTGFFYLNFMLVLSGVIGVFISIDLFLFFCFWELMLVPMYFLITLWSDQSEKKKIIFAANKFFIYAQTSGLILLSSILLLVFSYYHVTNILTFNYNSLLTQPINKHIEYVVMIGFFLAFAIKMPIVPFHGWLPDTHAQSISCGTIEIIGLLIKTAPYSLLRYNLVLFPFSTKDFAPIAIVLGVISIFYGAFLAFSQTNIKKLIAYSSLSHMGLILIGIYSNNEIALQGVIIQILSNSVSTTALCILSGQLYRRFKTQDMNKLGGLWSCVYWIPGFSLFFSLANLGIPGTGNFIGEFLILFGTFQQFPFICMLVTTGIIFSAIYSLNIIQKIFYGAYKKNFTIFFINKQELWTILALVFVLIFLGINPQKIIDLSYPSIHNFQK; translated from the coding sequence ATGTTACTTTCTTTATTAATTATCATTCCATTTTTTAGTGGTTTTTTTTCTTTTTTTTCTTGTAGATTTAATAAAAATTTTCCTCGTTGGATTGCATTAATAGGAATATTTTGCATATTATTAGTTGTCATGCAAATATTAATTCAAGATAATTATTATTTTTTTCAAACAGGATGTCATCCTAATTGGGATCGTCAATTAATTGTACCTTGGATACCAAGATTTGGTATTGAGTTCAACATTGCCGTAGATGGTTTTTCAATTGTTATGCTTATTTTTTCTTCTTTTTTATCTATTATAGCAGTTTTATGTTCGTGGAATGACATTAAAAAAAATACAGGTTTTTTTTATTTGAATTTTATGCTTGTTTTGAGTGGAGTAATAGGTGTTTTTATTTCAATTGATCTATTTTTGTTTTTTTGTTTTTGGGAATTAATGTTAGTTCCAATGTATTTTTTAATTACTTTATGGAGTGATCAATCTGAAAAAAAGAAAATTATTTTTGCTGCTAATAAATTTTTTATATATGCACAGACTTCTGGTTTAATATTATTATCTTCTATTTTATTATTAGTTTTTAGTTATTATCACGTTACTAACATATTAACGTTTAATTATAACTCATTACTTACGCAACCCATTAATAAACACATAGAATATGTTGTTATGATAGGTTTTTTTTTGGCATTTGCTATAAAAATGCCAATTGTTCCATTTCACGGTTGGTTACCAGATACTCATGCTCAATCTATATCTTGTGGTACTATTGAAATTATTGGTTTATTAATAAAAACTGCTCCTTATTCTCTTTTACGATATAATTTAGTTCTCTTTCCTTTTTCAACAAAAGATTTTGCGCCAATTGCTATTGTTTTAGGTGTTATAAGTATATTTTATGGGGCTTTTTTAGCTTTTTCTCAAACAAATATTAAAAAACTAATTGCCTATTCTTCTCTTTCTCATATGGGGCTAATTTTAATTGGTATTTATAGCAATAATGAAATAGCACTTCAAGGAGTAATCATTCAAATATTATCTAATAGTGTATCTACAACGGCTCTGTGTATTTTATCCGGACAACTTTATAGACGCTTTAAAACTCAAGATATGAATAAATTGGGGGGGTTGTGGTCTTGCGTTTATTGGATTCCGGGTTTTTCTTTATTTTTTTCTCTTGCAAATTTAGGTATTCCTGGTACAGGAAATTTTATTGGTGAGTTTTTAATTTTATTTGGTACTTTTCAACAGTTTCCTTTTATATGTATGTTGGTAACAACAGGTATCATTTTTTCTGCTATTTATTCTTTAAATATAATTCAAAAAATTTTCTATGGTGCATATAAGAAAAATTTTACGATTTTTTTTATTAATAAACAAGAACTATGGACAATACTGGCCTTAGTTTTTGTATTGATTTTTTTAGGAATTAATCCTCAGAAAATTATCGATCTTTCATATCCTTCTATACATAATTTTCAAAAATAA
- a CDS encoding NADH-quinone oxidoreductase subunit N produces MTINLQQLTALLPLLIVMFTAITVILSISYNRNHFFIAVFSILGFISSFFSLYLLTSIVPIDITGLFHIDSYAILYIGMIIISSISTCIFAYPWLVKYRFNKEEFYLLIIFSTLGAISLIISNHMASFFINIELISLPIFGLIAYSNNEKYSLEASFKYIILSGIASSFFLLGTAWVYSVSGNLGFISLTQILKIASENEQLLVLFGIIMMLFSLFFKLSIVPFHLWTPDIYQGTPLPVLSFFSTVGKISIFTALLHFLSHIADSNNRILYFILSAMTVLSILIGNFMALFQDNIKRFFGYSSISQLGYVLIVLLASDKNYTFSLEASGIYLSSYLFSNIAFFGIIHLISNTNNKKFDHSISSYKGLFWLQPILSSILTIVFLSLAGIPMTMGFIGKFYILSIIIKENLWIMGITFFIGTILGFYSYLRIILNLYLNPSRSLKKDLNIQNYWFYTPSGIVIFISGVILLILGVYPNPLITLVRLSELC; encoded by the coding sequence ATGACAATAAATTTACAACAATTAACAGCTTTGCTGCCTTTGTTGATAGTAATGTTCACTGCAATTACAGTCATATTATCTATTTCTTATAATCGAAATCATTTTTTTATTGCTGTTTTTAGCATATTAGGTTTTATATCTTCATTTTTTTCACTATACTTGTTAACTAGCATTGTTCCCATAGACATTACGGGTTTATTTCATATTGACAGTTATGCTATCTTATATATTGGAATGATTATAATTTCTAGTATTAGCACATGTATTTTTGCATATCCATGGTTAGTGAAATATCGTTTTAATAAAGAGGAATTTTATTTATTGATAATATTTTCAACTTTAGGTGCGATATCGTTAATTATTTCAAATCATATGGCATCATTTTTTATTAATATTGAACTAATATCTTTACCAATTTTTGGTTTAATTGCTTATTCTAATAATGAGAAATATTCCTTAGAAGCTTCATTTAAATATATTATCTTATCTGGTATTGCATCCAGTTTTTTTTTACTTGGTACTGCATGGGTTTATTCTGTTTCTGGAAATCTTGGTTTTATATCTTTAACTCAAATATTAAAAATAGCATCTGAAAATGAACAATTACTAGTATTATTTGGGATTATCATGATGCTCTTTTCTTTATTTTTTAAATTATCTATTGTACCTTTTCATTTATGGACTCCAGATATTTATCAAGGTACTCCTCTTCCAGTATTATCTTTTTTTTCTACTGTCGGTAAAATTTCTATTTTTACTGCATTGTTACATTTTTTATCACATATTGCTGATTCAAATAATAGAATATTGTACTTTATATTATCTGCAATGACTGTTCTTTCTATATTAATTGGTAATTTTATGGCTCTTTTCCAAGATAATATTAAAAGATTTTTTGGGTATTCATCTATATCTCAACTAGGATATGTTTTAATAGTATTACTTGCGTCAGATAAGAACTATACATTTTCTTTAGAAGCTTCAGGAATATATTTATCTAGCTATTTATTTAGTAATATAGCATTTTTTGGTATTATCCATTTGATTTCAAATACCAATAACAAAAAGTTTGATCATTCCATTTCTTCATATAAAGGATTGTTTTGGTTGCAACCAATTTTATCTAGTATATTGACGATTGTCTTTCTTTCTTTAGCAGGAATTCCAATGACTATGGGATTTATTGGAAAATTTTATATATTATCAATTATTATAAAAGAAAATTTATGGATAATGGGTATTACTTTTTTTATTGGAACTATATTAGGTTTTTATTCTTACTTAAGAATTATTTTGAACTTATATTTAAATCCATCACGATCTTTAAAAAAAGATTTGAATATACAAAATTATTGGTTTTACACTCCTTCTGGAATAGTTATATTTATTTCGGGAGTAATATTATTAATACTAGGTGTATATCCAAATCCTTTAATTACTTTAGTTAGATTATCTGAATTGTGTTAG
- the folC gene encoding bifunctional tetrahydrofolate synthase/dihydrofolate synthase, giving the protein MINTNYSFSMWLKYLENLDKKIILNLNELKFIAKKLDLLNLEAFIFTVGGTNGKGTTCAMLERLLLNSGYKVGLYTSPHLINYVERVRINGHVLDENEHIFAFQNVELARDSIFLTYFEFITLSALILFKKYSLDVIILEVGLGGRLDATNIVNSNLSIITNIGLDHTSILGKDRLSIAREKSGIFRKNRIAVIGDIDLPDSINQVAREKKTILKKINVDWSWQRKENYWNFFHSDLQLYNLPITYIPLSNAAIALASLYYTKFKINENIIRKSIASVQLPGRFQIFSIHPYVIVDVAHNLDSSLYLSKKINEIDIRGKIYAVVGVLKDKDIEGIIYPLKDKIYYWYVAPLQTSRTASKDQLKNAFPASNTSLLDNIEKAYEKAFMSAKKEDAILIFGSFFTVSEFLISNIQKK; this is encoded by the coding sequence ATGATTAATACAAATTATTCTTTTTCTATGTGGCTTAAATATTTAGAAAATTTAGATAAAAAAATTATACTCAATTTGAATGAACTAAAATTTATTGCAAAAAAATTAGATTTATTAAATTTGGAAGCTTTTATTTTTACTGTCGGAGGAACTAATGGTAAAGGTACAACTTGTGCAATGTTAGAAAGATTATTATTAAATTCAGGTTATAAAGTAGGATTGTATACTTCTCCTCATCTTATTAATTATGTCGAAAGAGTTCGAATTAATGGTCATGTACTTGATGAAAATGAACATATTTTTGCTTTTCAGAATGTAGAATTAGCAAGAGATTCAATTTTTCTAACTTATTTTGAATTTATTACACTTTCAGCATTGATCTTGTTTAAAAAATATTCATTAGATGTAATAATACTAGAAGTCGGTTTGGGGGGAAGATTAGATGCTACTAATATTGTAAATTCTAATTTATCTATAATAACTAATATAGGTTTAGATCATACTTCTATATTAGGAAAAGATCGTCTAAGTATTGCACGTGAAAAATCTGGTATTTTTAGAAAAAATAGAATTGCCGTAATCGGAGATATAGATCTTCCAGACTCTATAAACCAGGTGGCTAGAGAAAAAAAAACGATATTAAAAAAAATTAATGTAGATTGGTCGTGGCAAAGAAAAGAAAATTATTGGAATTTTTTTCATTCAGATCTTCAATTATATAATTTACCTATAACTTACATACCATTATCTAATGCAGCTATTGCATTGGCTTCTTTATATTATACAAAATTTAAAATCAATGAAAATATTATAAGAAAATCTATTGCTAGTGTGCAATTACCAGGTAGATTTCAAATATTTTCTATTCATCCTTACGTTATTGTTGATGTAGCACATAATCTCGATTCATCTTTGTATTTGTCTAAAAAAATAAACGAAATAGATATACGAGGAAAAATATATGCAGTGGTGGGTGTACTAAAAGATAAAGATATTGAGGGAATAATTTATCCTTTAAAAGATAAAATCTATTATTGGTATGTTGCGCCTTTACAAACATCTCGAACTGCTAGTAAAGATCAATTGAAAAACGCTTTTCCAGCATCTAATACATCTTTATTAGATAATATTGAAAAAGCTTATGAAAAAGCATTTATGTCAGCAAAAAAAGAGGATGCCATTTTGATTTTTGGTTCTTTTTTTACTGTTTCAGAATTTCTTATTTCTAATATACAAAAAAAATGA
- a CDS encoding CvpA family protein: MHFSLEKIIKKIKLSYYNIILGGLFGIFRSVILVLLFLFVFSLISKNNYNFYISHSILISIFFKTIKYFLLIFDDF, translated from the coding sequence TTGCATTTTTCTTTAGAAAAAATTATTAAAAAAATTAAACTTTCTTATTATAATATTATATTAGGAGGTTTATTTGGAATCTTTCGTAGTGTAATATTAGTCTTGTTGTTTCTTTTCGTTTTTAGTCTTATAAGCAAGAATAATTATAATTTTTATATAAGTCATTCAATATTAATTTCTATTTTTTTTAAAACAATTAAATATTTTTTATTGATTTTTGATGATTTTTAA
- a CDS encoding ribose-phosphate pyrophosphokinase has protein sequence MPDMKLFAGNSVPKLAKFIANRLYINLGNAAVGRFSDGEISVQINENVRGGDIFIIQSTCYPTNDNIMELVVMVDALRRASAGRITAVIPYFGYARQDRRVRSARVPITAKVVADFLSSIGVDRVLTVDLHAEQIQGFFDVPVDNVFGSLILLEDMLQRELKNPIVVSPDIGGVVRARAIAKLLYDTDMAIIDKRRPRANVSQIMHIIGDVANRDCILVDDMIDTGGTLCKAAEALKERGAKRVFAYATHPIFSGDAAINLKNSVIDEVVVCDTIPLSEKIELLPNVRTLTLAGMLSEAIRRISNEESISAMFEH, from the coding sequence ATGCCTGATATGAAACTTTTTGCTGGAAATTCTGTTCCAAAATTAGCAAAATTTATTGCCAATAGATTGTATATTAATTTAGGAAATGCAGCTGTAGGTCGATTTAGTGATGGTGAAATTAGTGTTCAAATTAATGAAAATGTAAGAGGTGGTGATATTTTTATCATTCAGTCCACTTGTTATCCCACTAATGATAATATAATGGAACTAGTTGTCATGGTTGATGCTTTAAGAAGAGCTTCTGCAGGTAGGATTACTGCAGTAATACCATATTTTGGATATGCTCGTCAAGACCGTCGAGTTAGATCAGCACGTGTTCCTATAACGGCGAAAGTTGTAGCTGATTTTTTGTCAAGCATTGGAGTAGATCGTGTATTAACAGTAGATCTTCATGCAGAACAGATTCAGGGTTTTTTTGATGTACCTGTTGATAATGTTTTTGGAAGTTTAATTCTGTTAGAAGACATGTTGCAAAGAGAACTAAAAAATCCAATTGTAGTTTCCCCTGATATTGGAGGAGTAGTAAGAGCAAGAGCTATTGCCAAACTTCTTTATGATACTGATATGGCTATTATTGACAAAAGAAGACCACGTGCTAATGTATCTCAAATTATGCATATTATTGGAGATGTAGCAAATCGTGATTGTATTTTAGTTGATGATATGATAGATACAGGAGGTACTCTTTGTAAGGCTGCAGAAGCTCTTAAAGAAAGAGGTGCTAAAAGAGTTTTTGCATACGCAACACATCCTATTTTTTCTGGAGATGCTGCAATTAATTTAAAAAACTCCGTAATTGACGAAGTAGTTGTATGTGATACCATTCCACTATCAGAAAAAATTGAACTTTTACCTAATGTACGTACATTGACTTTAGCTGGTATGTTATCAGAAGCTATAAGAAGAATTAGCAATGAAGAATCTATTTCTGCCATGTTTGAACATTAA
- the ispE gene encoding 4-(cytidine 5'-diphospho)-2-C-methyl-D-erythritol kinase yields MIYTWPSPAKINLFLYVTGIRPDKYHEIQTLFQFLNYGDTLKIIPNKTGKIQLFTKKKILINENNSIISSAELLKEKALSYGKISTFHYGAKIFLNKKIPIGSGLGGGSSNAATTLVVLNKLWNTQFTLQELASFSLKIGTDIPGFILGKTAVIEGIGNILHPIKRHKKWYLVVYPNIQISTENMFSSPFLMSNTSKKSLKKLLMLPFTNDFEKIAKKKFIEIKQLILMLSSHAPSRMTGTGSCVFSEFNDKRSAQKIFSLLPKNMQGFIAKSVNISPLHKTLYKRQHLFLN; encoded by the coding sequence ATGATTTATACATGGCCATCTCCTGCAAAAATTAATCTATTTCTATATGTTACTGGTATTCGTCCAGATAAATATCACGAGATACAGACTTTATTCCAATTTCTTAATTATGGTGATACATTAAAAATAATTCCCAATAAAACAGGTAAGATTCAATTATTTACCAAAAAAAAGATTCTTATTAATGAAAATAATAGTATTATTTCTTCCGCTGAACTATTAAAAGAAAAAGCACTATCTTATGGTAAGATATCTACATTTCATTACGGAGCAAAGATATTTTTGAATAAAAAAATACCAATAGGAAGTGGATTGGGAGGAGGTTCTTCTAATGCTGCAACTACTTTAGTTGTTTTAAACAAGTTATGGAATACACAATTTACGTTACAAGAACTGGCTTCATTTAGTCTTAAAATAGGAACAGATATACCTGGTTTTATTCTTGGAAAAACAGCTGTTATTGAAGGAATAGGAAATATACTACATCCCATAAAAAGACATAAAAAATGGTATTTAGTTGTATATCCTAATATACAAATATCTACAGAAAATATGTTTTCAAGCCCTTTTTTAATGAGTAATACTTCCAAAAAATCTCTTAAAAAACTTTTAATGTTACCTTTTACTAACGATTTTGAAAAAATAGCAAAAAAAAAGTTTATTGAAATAAAACAATTGATTTTAATGCTTTCTTCACATGCACCATCACGGATGACTGGTACAGGATCTTGTGTTTTTTCTGAATTTAATGATAAACGTTCTGCACAAAAAATATTTTCTTTACTACCCAAAAATATGCAAGGATTTATAGCAAAAAGTGTTAATATTTCACCATTACATAAAACTCTTTATAAAAGACAACATCTATTTCTTAATTAA
- the prfA gene encoding peptide chain release factor 1 has product MNNSILNKLKSLRNRYQEIEIMLTQKDILSNQDNLKKLSQEYLKLSKIIKFFIEWEQLEIDIKNINSLLHDIEMRDMVEEELHLFNKKKQKLEKKIHQLLLPEDPNDKHSCFIEIRAATGGDESSIFAGELFRMYTRYAESHLWKMEVMNTSESEKGGFKEIISKITGRGACGRLKFESGGHRVQRVPETESQGRIHTSTCTVAVMPVTPETEKEEINLSDLKIDTFRSSGAGGQHVNTTDSAIRITHIPTGNVVECQDERSQHKNKAKALSILSARVYAAKLEKNHQENSSMRRILLGSGQRSDRIRTYNFPQNRITDHRINLTIYKLDEVLEGKLDLLIDPITQEYQADMLSSLSKSEL; this is encoded by the coding sequence ATGAATAATTCCATCTTAAATAAATTAAAATCTTTACGAAATCGCTATCAAGAAATAGAAATTATGCTTACTCAGAAAGATATTCTATCAAATCAAGACAATTTAAAAAAATTATCTCAAGAATATTTAAAACTTTCTAAAATTATTAAATTTTTTATAGAATGGGAACAATTAGAAATTGATATTAAAAATATTAATTCTTTATTGCATGACATAGAAATGCGAGATATGGTAGAAGAGGAATTACATCTTTTTAACAAAAAAAAGCAAAAATTAGAAAAAAAAATTCATCAATTATTATTACCTGAAGATCCTAATGATAAACATAGTTGCTTTATTGAAATCAGAGCTGCAACAGGTGGAGATGAATCTTCAATTTTTGCTGGTGAATTATTTAGAATGTATACGCGGTATGCTGAATCTCATTTGTGGAAAATGGAAGTAATGAATACTAGCGAAAGCGAAAAAGGAGGTTTTAAAGAAATAATTTCAAAAATTACGGGAAGAGGTGCTTGTGGTCGTTTAAAATTTGAATCTGGTGGACATCGTGTGCAACGAGTTCCGGAAACAGAATCACAAGGAAGAATTCATACATCTACTTGTACTGTTGCTGTTATGCCAGTTACCCCTGAAACTGAAAAAGAAGAAATTAATTTATCTGATTTAAAAATTGATACTTTTCGTTCTTCTGGTGCTGGTGGACAGCACGTGAATACTACCGATTCTGCTATTCGTATTACTCATATTCCCACTGGAAATGTAGTAGAATGTCAAGATGAAAGATCACAGCATAAAAATAAAGCTAAAGCTTTATCTATTTTATCAGCACGTGTTTATGCGGCTAAATTAGAAAAAAATCATCAAGAAAATTCTTCTATGAGAAGAATTTTATTAGGTAGTGGTCAACGATCAGATAGAATTAGAACGTATAATTTTCCCCAAAATAGAATTACAGATCATAGGATTAATCTTACTATATATAAATTAGATGAAGTATTAGAAGGAAAATTAGACTTACTTATTGATCCTATTACTCAAGAATATCAAGCAGATATGCTTTCTTCTTTATCTAAATCAGAACTATGA
- the prmC gene encoding peptide chain release factor N(5)-glutamine methyltransferase: MNIQQWIKRSIKKLSNVDNPQYEAELLLSYVSRCDRSFIITSDNIELSHEQNEHLNDLIYRRSLGEPIAYIIEEKEFWSLSLRVSYDTLIPRPDTEILVECVLSKIHSKSTSILDLGTGCGAISLALASTCSDWNIIGIDKSEKALNIANINAIKLNLKNVSFFFSNWFSHINQKFNIIVSNPPYISKKELDFLKKDIFFEPWDALISNNNGLSDIENIIKQSNHYLFIGGWLLIEHGWKQKSQVQSLFKKYNFFEIESYQDYGGNDRVTVGKKI, translated from the coding sequence ATGAATATTCAACAGTGGATAAAAAGATCTATCAAAAAATTATCAAATGTAGATAATCCTCAATATGAAGCTGAGTTGTTGCTAAGTTATGTATCACGATGCGATCGTAGTTTTATTATAACATCTGATAATATTGAATTAAGTCATGAACAAAATGAACATTTAAATGATTTAATTTATCGTAGATCTTTAGGGGAACCTATAGCTTATATAATAGAAGAAAAAGAATTTTGGTCTTTGTCTTTACGTGTCTCATATGATACTCTTATTCCAAGGCCTGATACAGAAATTCTAGTAGAATGTGTATTATCTAAAATTCATAGTAAATCGACTTCTATCCTCGATTTAGGTACTGGATGTGGAGCTATTTCTCTAGCTTTAGCTAGCACTTGTTCTGATTGGAATATTATTGGCATTGATAAATCAGAAAAAGCTCTTAATATAGCCAATATTAATGCAATTAAGTTAAATTTAAAAAACGTTTCTTTCTTTTTTAGTAACTGGTTTTCACATATTAATCAAAAATTTAATATTATTGTCAGTAATCCACCTTATATTAGTAAAAAAGAATTGGATTTTTTAAAAAAAGATATTTTTTTTGAGCCATGGGATGCTTTAATTTCAAATAATAATGGATTATCAGATATTGAAAATATCATAAAACAATCAAATCACTATTTATTTATAGGGGGATGGTTATTAATCGAGCACGGATGGAAGCAAAAATCACAAGTACAATCTTTATTTAAGAAATATAATTTTTTTGAAATAGAATCTTATCAAGACTATGGAGGTAACGATCGTGTGACAGTTGGAAAAAAAATATAA